In Lates calcarifer isolate ASB-BC8 linkage group LG21, TLL_Latcal_v3, whole genome shotgun sequence, a single window of DNA contains:
- the neu4 gene encoding sialidase-4, whose protein sequence is MRSPYFPARSVLFHKEPNGVTYRVPALLYLSHSRSFLAFCEERLSPSDSQAHLLVMRKGTFYRNYVEWEDMRVLGTAFLMGHRSMNPCPVYDEFTGTLFLFFIAVLGHTSESYQLVTGKNVTRLCYICSTDDGDTWTAVTDLTKRVIGDTIKEWATFALGPGHGIQLKSGRLLIPAYAYHIECKECFGHLCQTAPHAFCFHSDTHGRTWRFGEAVPGPESVECQMVSVDEEDGTNVLYCNARSPLGYRVQALSLDDGAVFQEGQLVQRLVEPRNGCHGSTVGFPAPLHLRQSLNNHSHQPKRRSRHWTSCSTHSNRSTSPSPTGPLSPNHRAPPDFLTPTWVVYSHPTWTTARKDLGVFLSLFPRDPDSWRGPWVIYEGPSAYSDLAYLELPPSPGAPPAVAFACLFECGTKTAYDEICFSIFTLYELIDNLPRDMQLGDEYKRQENQVSGTGRSCRHDAQGTPVFQQVPHVKKRRKKSKLTELCSVS, encoded by the exons ATGAGGTCGCCCTATTTCCCAGCAAGGTCGGTGCTTTTCCATAAGGAGCCGAATGGAGTGACGTACAGAGTCCCGGCACTGCTCTACCTGTCCCACTCCAGGTCCTTCCTGGCCTTCTGCGAGGAGAGACTCAGCCCGTCTGACTCTCAGGCTCACCTGCTGGTCATGAGGAAAGGCACTTTCTACAGAAACTATGTAGAG TGGGAGGACATGCGTGTCCTTGGCACTGCCTTCCTGATGGGCCACCGGTCCATGAACCCGTGTCCGGTTTACGATGAGTTCACAGGCACTCTCTTCTTGTTCTTCATCGCTGTTCTGGGCCACACCTCAGAGTCCTATCAGCTGGTGACCGGCAAGAACGTGACCCGACTCTGCTACATCTGCAGCACCGACGACGGAGACACCTGGACTGCTGTCACTGACCTCACCAAGAGAGTCATAGGGGACACTATCAAAG AATGGGCTACCTTCGCTCTCGGCCCGGGCCACGGTATCCAGCTGAAGTCAGGCCGCCTGCTCATTCCCGCCTACGCCTACCACATCGAGTGCAAGGAGTGCTTCGGCCATCTCTGCCAGACCGCTCCTCACGCCTTCTGCTTTCACAGCGACACCCACGGGAGAACCTGGCGTTTCGGGGAGGCGGTGCCGGGCCCGGAGAGCGTGGAGTGTCAGATGGTGTCCGTGGATGAGGAGGACGGGACTAACGTGTTGTACTGTAACGCCCGCAGCCCTCTGGGCTACAGGGTGCAGGCCCTCAGTCTGGACGATGGAGCTGTGTTTCAGGAGGGACAGCTGGTGCAGCGGCTGGTGGAGCCGCGAAACGGTTGTCATGGTAGCACTGTTGGATTTCCGGCCCCGCTGCATCTACGTCAAAGTCTTAACAATCACTCACACCAACCTAAACGCCGCTCCAGACACTGGACGTCCTGCAGCACCCACTCAAATcgctccacctctccctctcccaccgGCCCTTTGTCACCCAATCACAGAGCCCCTCCTGATTTCCTCACCCCCACCTGGGTGGTATACTCCCACCCGACATGGACCACCGCGCGCAAGGACCTGGGCGTGTTCCTCAGCCTATTTCCCCGTGACCCGGACAGCTGGCGCGGGCCCTGGGTGATCTACGAGGGCCCCAGCGCCTACTCTGACCTGGCCTACCTGGAGCTGCCTCCCTCGCCCGGAGCACCACCCGCCGTGGCCTTCGCCTGCCTGTTCGAGTGCGGCACCAAAACGGCCTACGATGAAATCTGCTTTAGCATCTTCACTCTCTACGAGCTTATCGATAATCTGCCTCGGGATATGCAGCTGGGTGATGAATATAAAAGACAGGAGAATCAAGTCTCCGGGACAGGGCGGAGCTGTAGACATGATGCTCAGGGGACACCAGTTTTCCAACAGGTGCCTCatgtgaagaagaggaggaagaagagcaaGTTGACTGAGCTGTGCTCTGTGTCTTAA
- the wdr53 gene encoding LOW QUALITY PROTEIN: WD repeat-containing protein 53 (The sequence of the model RefSeq protein was modified relative to this genomic sequence to represent the inferred CDS: deleted 1 base in 1 codon): protein MARQWSEGHSSSILCVGASVGPEGLLASGSEGGEVTVWSQEGTILGRLTLPGEEDSTSVVFSPAVPGQLYVSHGDTVSVLDPRNLKGPVEEFQGAGEEEINALALNETGSALAVADDSGAVRVLELPGGKVCRTLRRHTNICSSVAFRPHRPNNLVSAGLDMQVMLWGLQKTRPLWTLNLQDVAEEEDDHQQRPGQLFNPPLAHCVSVASCGNVLACAAEDGRVHVMRIGSGSKLEQQGAVKAHSQGASQAHFVSFLSHPYWLVTGGNDGQVALWDLGTHPVVAPEGKAKTKATAAQRRKGKSKTKRKEQSRDKAKTPSKAEAEQEAAEVEDDAAAAAAAAAADAEDVMEDKSGPKLSISHGDKVNWLCPAVLKGEQCVVVADQSCSLTVYPLSHL, encoded by the exons ATGGCCAGGCAGTGGTCTGAGGGCCACTCCTCATCCATCCTGTGTGTTGGAGCCTCCGTGGGCCCTGAGGGTCTCCTCGCTTCAGGCTCTGAGGGTGGAGAGGTGACCGTTTGGAGCCAAGAAGGGACCATCCTAGGCAGACTCACCCTCCCCGGTGAAGAGGACAGCaccagtgttgtgttttcacctgcAGTTCCAGGCCAGCTGTACGTGTCGCATGGAGACACGGTGAGCGTACTCGAC CCCAGGAACCTGAAGGGCCCCGTGGAGGAGTTCCAGGGcgcaggggaggaggagatcaaTGCTTTAGCACTGAACGAGACAGGTTCAGCCCTGGCGGTGGCCGATGACTCTGGGGCTGTGCGGGTGCTGGAGCTTCCTGGGGGAAAAGTGTGTAGGACTCTTCGCAGACACACTAATATCTGCTCCTCTGTGGCTTTCAGGCCTCACAGACCCAACAACCTTGTGTCTGCTGGACTGGACATGCAG GTGATGCTGTGGGGTCTGCAGAAGACTCGCCCCCTTTGGACGCTGAACCTCCAGGATGTagcagaggaagaagacgaCCACCAGCAGCGTCCTGGCCAGCTTTTCAACCCACCGCTGgctcactgtgtttctgtggcgAGTTGTGGGAACGTTTTGGCTTGTGCAGCGGAGGACGGGCGTGTCCATGTGATGCGGATCGGCAGCGGCTCTAAACTGGAGCAGCAGGGAGCCGTCAAAGCCCACAGTCAGGGAGCCTCACAAGCCCACTTTGTTAGTTTTCTCTCCCACCCGTACTGGCTTGTCACCGGGGGAAATGATGGCCAGGTCGCCCTGTGGGACCTTGGTACGCACCCAGTGGTGGCTCCTGAGGGCAAAGCCAAAACTAAAGCGACGGCTGCCCAACGCAGGAAGGGTAAGAGcaagacaaagaggaaagaaCAATCCCGAGACAAAGCAAAGACCCCATCAAAGGCTGAAGCAGAGCAAGAAGCAGCTGAGGTGGAGGATGacgcagcagcagctgcagcagcagcagcagcagatgcagagGACGTGATGGAGGACAAGTCTGGACCCAAACTGAGCATCAGTCATGGGGACAAGGTGAACTGGCTGTGTCCTGCTGTGCTGAAAGGAGAACAGTGTGTGGTAGTGGCAgatcagagctgcagtctgactgTGTACCCTCTGTCTCACCTGTAG
- the srprb gene encoding signal recognition particle receptor subunit beta, with the protein MEADSTGGNMREKAEVEMENPFEPYIESLRQQLEDQDPVFLIGVIVALAVVVITCVFLKYFLTSKTVRSAVLLVGLCDSGKTLLFSRLLSGKFKRTQTSITDSSAPYKAKNDRGSTWTLIDLPGHDSLRPQYLEKFKSAARAIVFVVDSAIFQKEVRDVAEFLYVLLTDSVISRNAPALLVACNKQDITMAKSAKLIQQQLEKELNTLRVTRSAALSSQDGSVGGNLYLGKKGKDFEFSQLPVKVEFLECSARGSKGEEGDADIQSLEKSLAKL; encoded by the exons ATGGAGGCAGACAGCACCGGGGGCAAcatgagagaaaaagcagaggtGGAAATGGAAAACCCGTTTGAACCTTACATTGAATCCCTCCGTCAGCAACTGGAGGACCAAGACCCTGTTTTCCTGATAGGAGTCATCGTCGCTTTGGCGGTTGTTGTCATCACATGTG TGTTTCTGAAGTACTTTCTCACAAGTAAAACTGTCCGGAGCGCTGTGCTGCTGGTTGGACTGTGTGACTCCGGGAAAACGCTTCTCTTCAGCCGG CTGCTGTCAGGAAAGTTCAAGCGGACGCAGACCTCCATCACTGACAGCAGTGCTCCGTACAAAGCCAAAAACGACAGG GGGAGCACCTGGACTCTGATCGACCTGCCGGGACATGACAGTCTTCGCCCTCAGTACCTGGAGAAGTTCAAGTCTGCTGCCAG AGCGATCGTGTTTGTAGTGGACAGCGCTATCTTCCAGAAGGAAGTGAGAGACGTGGCAGAGTTCCTGTACGTCCTGTTGACAGACTCTGTGATCTCCAGAAATGCTCCAGCTCTCCTGGTGGCATGCAACAAACAAG ATATCACCATGGCAAAATCAGCTAAACTgattcagcagcagctggaaaagGAACT gaaCACCTTGCGAGTGACTCGCTCAGCAGCTCTCAGCTCTCAGGATGGCTCTGTGGGCGGCAATCTGTATCtgggaaagaaaggaaaggactTCGAGTTCAGCCAGCTGCCCGTGAAGGTGGAGTTCCTGGAGTGCAGCGCCCGTGGCAGCAAGGGTGAGGAGGGGGACGCAGACATTCAGAGCCTGGAGAAGAGCCTGGCTAAACTGTAA